Proteins encoded in a region of the Zea mays cultivar B73 chromosome 4, Zm-B73-REFERENCE-NAM-5.0, whole genome shotgun sequence genome:
- the LOC100277290 gene encoding cytochrome b-c1 complex subunit 6-like isoform X1, which yields MADEEVTDPKAFLEERSKAKCVSQWYEYQKCVKRIENDETGHKHCTGQYFDYWKCVDKNVAEKLFEMLK from the exons AT GGCGGATGAGGAGGTAACTGATCCAAAGGCGTTCCTAGAGGAACGTTCAAAGGCTAAGTGTGTGTCGCAGTGGTATGAATATCAG AAATGTGTTAAGAGGATTGAGAATGACGAGACTGGGCACAAACACTGTACCGGCCAGTACTTTGATTACTGGAAATGTGTTGACAAGAAT GTTGCAGAAAAACTCTTTGAGATGTTAAAATGA